In Salminus brasiliensis chromosome 24, fSalBra1.hap2, whole genome shotgun sequence, one genomic interval encodes:
- the LOC140546936 gene encoding alpha-2C adrenergic receptor-like — protein sequence MEGPNGSGIGPPNSSWDAGAPYSSATAAGLAALVTFLILFTVVGNVLVVIAVLTSRALKAPQNLFLVSLATADILVATLVMPFSLANELTGYWLFGSAWCGAYLALDVLFCTSSIVHLCAISLDRYWSVTRAVEYNLKRTPRRVKVVILMVWLVSAVISSPPLLSTSGQPEGSERPQCELNDETWYIISSSVASFFAPCVIMVLVYIRIYQVAKTRTRTMSEKKKHSLDAPTQTENGFSRATQVGRQEDRENGHCVTIPGWQGKEGVPRMSPSHEEPEVTSSSENKAQKVRDPTPSRSQVDSPEVGGTGPEPPRRTSRAGSRARELFSSRRKRSGRRKSSSSSSSVKRRASQVREKRFTFVLAVVMGVFVVCWFPFFFSYSLYGVCRQACQIPDALFKFFFWIGYCNSSLNPVIYTIFNQDFRRAFHKILCSPWKKSF from the coding sequence ATGGAGGGGCCAAATGGGAGCGGCATCGGCCCTCCCAACTCGTCCTGGGACGCAGGGGCTCCGTACTCCTCAGCTACGGCGGCGGGTCTTGCGGCACTGGTCACTTTCCTCATCCTGTTCACCGTGGTGGGCAACGTGCTGGTGGTCATCGCCGTGCTGACCAGCAGGGCTTTAAAAGCGCCACAGAACCTGTTCCTGGTGTCGCTGGCCACGGCGGACATTCTTGTGGCCACCCTGGTCATGCCCTTCTCGCTGGCCAACGAGCTGACGGGCTACTGGCTGTTTGGCAGCGCCTGGTGTGGCGCCTACCTGGCGCTGGACGTGCTCTTTTGCACTTCGTCCATCGTCCACCTGTGCGCCATCAGCCTGGACAGGTACTGGTCGGTCACAAGAGCTGTGGAGTACAACCTGAAGCGAACGCCACGTCGCGTGAAAGTGGTCATCCTCATGGTGTGGCTGGTGTCCGCCGTCATTTCGTCACCGCCCCTCCTGTCCACCAGCGGCCAGCCAGAGGGGTCGGAGCGGCCGCAGTGCGAGCTGAACGACGAGACATGGTACATCATCTCGTCCAGCGTGGCATCCTTCTTTGCCCCGTGCGTTATCATGGTACTTGTCTATATCAGAATTTACCAAGTGGCCAAAACTAGGACAAGAACCATGTCGGAGAAGAAGAAGCACAGCCTGGACGCCCCCACTCAGACAGAGAACGGCTTCAGCAGAGCCACACAGGTGGGGAGGCAAGAAGACAGGGAGAATGGACACTGTGTGACTATCCCAGGATGGCAGGGTAAGGAGGGTGTGCCTAGGATGTCGCCGAGCCACGAGGAACCGGAGGTCACCTCGTCATCGGAGAACAAAGCTCAGAAGGTGAGGGATCCGACCCCAAGCAGGAGTCAAGTCGATAGTCCAGAAGTTGGTGGGACTGGGCCAGAGCCTCCCAGGAGGACATCCCGAGCCGGCAGCAGGGCCAGGGAGCTTTTTTCCTCGCGGAGGAAGAGGAGTGGGCGACGgaagagcagcagcagtagcagcagcgtcAAGAGAAGGGCATCCCAGGTGAGGGAGAAGCGCTTCACCTTCGTGCTGGCCGTGGTCATGGGAGTGTTCGTGGTCTGTTGGTTCCCGTTCTTCTTCAGCTACAGCCTGTACGGTGTCTGCAGGCAGGCCTGCCAGATCCCTGATGCGCTCTTCAAGTTCTTCTTCTGGATCGGCTACTGCAACAGTTCccttaaccctgtcatctaCACTATTTTCAACCAGGACTTCAGAAGAGCCTTCCACAAAATCCTCTGCTCACCATGGAAAAAATCCTTctag